The Aequorivita sublithincola DSM 14238 genome window below encodes:
- a CDS encoding TonB-dependent receptor, translating to MKISVITFLIALFPSFIFAQTIVSGTVTDNKGMPIPGANVYIEGAYDGASTDDNGKFSFETSETGTQTLTISYVSFEPFKMIDEVSKMKDLKIVLRDDVNSLDTVTISAGSFSAGDNSKISVLKPLDIVTTASALGDFVGALQTLPGTTTVDEDGRLFVRGGDASETQIFIDGIRVFTPYSPTTDNIPTRGRYSPFLFDGITFSTGGYSAEYGQALSSVLLLNTIDEPDQEKTDISIMTVGAGLGHTEKWEKSSLSLNASYINLAPYIAILPDRNDWHKPFETASGEAVFRQRIGDGLLKIYGAFDTSSFSLTQEDINQPEGVRFKLNNQNFYTNASYSEMLNDDWTIFAGGSYTYGNTKVGIDEADINDVENSAHFKVKLKKRFSNRFKLNFGAEQFVTDFNENYSEPNFGAKLGFNNNISVAFTEADIIFSRKLALKLGVRGEYSELFKEFTVSPRASFAFKTGKSSQLSLAYGDFFQQPENEVLKFTNNLEAQHTQHYIMNYQYSANNRIFRAEAYRKQYSNLVTFNETMPDVNSTFANNGDGYAQGLDIFWRDNESIKNVDYWVSYSYLDTQRKYKNFPIEATPNFANTHNISVVGKYWIEDWKSQVGFSYQYGSGRTYTDLNKPGFLQSKTKSYNGVSLNLAYLISQQKILYFSINNAFAFKNVNGYQYANTPDANGNFARRELRPAADQFFFVGFFWTISTDGKDNQLDNL from the coding sequence ATGAAAATTTCAGTCATTACTTTTTTAATCGCTCTTTTTCCTTCTTTCATTTTTGCTCAAACTATTGTTTCAGGGACAGTTACTGACAATAAAGGAATGCCCATACCTGGCGCAAACGTATATATTGAGGGCGCTTATGATGGAGCATCAACAGACGACAACGGAAAATTTTCATTCGAAACTTCGGAGACAGGCACCCAAACCTTGACTATTTCGTATGTTTCCTTTGAACCTTTCAAAATGATTGATGAGGTTTCAAAAATGAAAGACTTGAAAATCGTACTTCGCGACGACGTTAATTCATTGGATACCGTAACTATTTCCGCAGGTTCGTTTTCCGCGGGAGACAATAGTAAAATCTCAGTTTTAAAGCCTTTAGACATTGTTACAACTGCCAGTGCCTTGGGTGATTTTGTTGGCGCGCTGCAAACACTCCCAGGAACAACAACCGTTGATGAAGATGGTCGTCTCTTTGTTCGTGGTGGCGATGCAAGCGAAACCCAAATTTTTATCGATGGTATTCGTGTTTTTACGCCTTATAGCCCAACAACAGATAATATTCCAACACGTGGAAGGTACAGCCCGTTTCTTTTTGACGGTATCACGTTTTCCACCGGCGGTTATTCTGCGGAATATGGACAAGCGCTTTCTTCAGTTTTACTTCTGAATACAATAGACGAACCAGACCAAGAAAAAACAGACATTTCAATTATGACCGTTGGTGCCGGCTTAGGTCATACCGAAAAGTGGGAAAAAAGCTCGTTGAGTTTGAATGCTTCCTACATAAATCTGGCGCCATACATCGCAATTCTCCCAGATAGAAACGATTGGCATAAGCCTTTTGAAACGGCTTCTGGCGAAGCTGTTTTTCGTCAAAGAATAGGGGATGGACTATTGAAAATTTACGGAGCTTTTGATACTTCAAGCTTTTCACTTACGCAGGAAGACATCAATCAACCGGAAGGTGTACGTTTTAAACTGAACAATCAAAATTTTTATACAAACGCGAGTTACAGTGAAATGCTTAATGACGATTGGACCATTTTCGCTGGTGGAAGTTATACCTATGGAAACACAAAGGTTGGCATTGATGAAGCAGATATTAATGATGTGGAAAATTCAGCTCACTTCAAAGTGAAATTGAAAAAACGCTTCAGCAACCGCTTTAAGTTGAATTTTGGCGCAGAACAATTTGTGACCGACTTCAACGAAAATTACAGCGAACCCAATTTTGGGGCGAAGCTTGGTTTCAACAATAATATTTCTGTAGCTTTTACGGAAGCAGATATTATTTTTTCGAGAAAACTAGCTTTAAAGCTTGGCGTTCGTGGAGAATACAGTGAATTGTTCAAAGAATTTACCGTTTCTCCTAGAGCTTCCTTCGCCTTTAAAACTGGAAAAAGTAGTCAGCTTTCTTTGGCTTATGGCGATTTTTTTCAGCAACCAGAAAATGAGGTTTTAAAATTCACAAATAATCTAGAAGCGCAGCACACGCAACATTACATTATGAACTATCAATATTCCGCAAACAACAGGATATTTCGTGCGGAAGCCTACAGAAAACAATACAGCAATCTCGTAACCTTTAATGAAACAATGCCTGACGTAAATAGCACATTTGCAAATAACGGCGATGGTTACGCTCAAGGTTTAGATATTTTTTGGCGCGATAATGAAAGTATTAAAAACGTGGATTATTGGGTGAGCTATTCCTATTTGGATACGCAACGGAAGTATAAAAACTTTCCAATTGAAGCGACGCCAAACTTTGCGAACACTCACAACATTTCGGTAGTAGGAAAATATTGGATAGAAGATTGGAAAAGCCAAGTTGGTTTTAGTTACCAATATGGGAGCGGTCGCACATACACAGATTTAAATAAACCAGGTTTTCTTCAGAGTAAAACAAAAAGCTATAATGGCGTTAGTTTAAACTTGGCGTATTTAATATCACAACAAAAAATTCTGTATTTTTCAATAAATAATGCCTTCGCTTTTAAAAATGTGAATGGTTATCAATACGCTAACACGCCAGATGCAAACGGTAATTTTGCTAGACGAGAACTTCGCCCAGCAGCAGACCAGTTCTTTTTTGTAGGTTTCTTTTGGACAATTAGTACGGACGGTAAGGACAATCAGTTGGATAATTTGTAA
- a CDS encoding NAD(P)/FAD-dependent oxidoreductase, which produces MNIPETGVPRIVVIGGGFAGISFIKQLRNEKVQIVLFDRHNYHTFQPLLYQVSTAGLEPDSIAYPLRKVFRKNKDFHFRMAEVENINTENNSIATSIGNLRYDYLVLATGTRTNFFGNESIAKNSMPMKTVPQALNIRSLMLQNIEMADITTDEVERKRLLNFVIAGAGPTGVELAGALAEFRKGILENDYPELDEDEMNVHLIEGQNRVLPPMSEAVSKKAQKYLEKLGVQLHLETLISDFDGKTVTTKDGKKFETATFIWAAGVTGALVKGIDGEALVEKANRYKVDEFNKIVSFNNIYALGDIALMETKEYPKGHPQVAQPAIQQGKNLGKNFKKMLKGEKLEPFKYFDKGTMATVGRNKAVVDIGKMHFGGAIAWFLWMFVHLWFLVGFRNRVVTFFNWTYSYINYDRAARLIIRPFKK; this is translated from the coding sequence ATGAATATTCCTGAAACAGGCGTACCGCGAATAGTAGTTATAGGGGGCGGATTTGCTGGTATTTCCTTTATAAAACAGCTTCGAAATGAAAAGGTACAAATTGTACTTTTTGATAGACATAATTATCACACTTTTCAGCCTTTATTATATCAAGTTTCCACCGCTGGGCTGGAACCGGATTCCATAGCATATCCACTTCGGAAAGTTTTCAGAAAAAACAAAGATTTTCACTTTAGAATGGCTGAAGTTGAAAATATAAATACTGAAAACAATTCAATTGCAACTTCCATAGGAAATCTACGATATGATTATTTAGTGCTCGCTACAGGAACGCGCACCAATTTCTTCGGAAATGAAAGTATTGCTAAAAACAGTATGCCAATGAAAACCGTGCCTCAAGCCTTAAACATCAGAAGTTTAATGCTTCAGAATATTGAAATGGCAGATATTACTACAGATGAAGTAGAACGAAAACGCCTTCTCAATTTCGTAATCGCAGGCGCAGGACCAACAGGAGTAGAGCTTGCTGGAGCGTTAGCTGAATTTAGAAAAGGAATTCTCGAAAATGATTACCCAGAATTAGACGAAGACGAAATGAACGTTCATCTAATAGAAGGCCAGAATAGAGTTTTGCCACCAATGAGTGAAGCAGTTTCAAAAAAAGCCCAAAAGTATCTTGAAAAACTGGGTGTTCAGCTTCATTTGGAAACTCTTATCAGCGATTTTGACGGAAAAACGGTAACCACAAAAGATGGTAAAAAGTTTGAAACAGCCACATTTATTTGGGCCGCTGGAGTTACAGGCGCACTAGTTAAAGGAATAGATGGCGAAGCGCTTGTTGAAAAAGCAAACAGATATAAAGTTGATGAATTCAACAAAATAGTAAGTTTTAATAATATCTATGCATTGGGCGATATTGCTTTGATGGAAACCAAAGAATATCCCAAAGGACATCCACAAGTAGCGCAACCAGCAATTCAACAAGGAAAAAACTTAGGAAAAAACTTTAAAAAAATGCTGAAAGGCGAAAAGTTAGAACCCTTTAAATATTTTGACAAAGGCACAATGGCAACCGTAGGAAGAAACAAAGCCGTGGTTGATATTGGCAAAATGCACTTTGGCGGTGCCATCGCTTGGTTTTTATGGATGTTTGTTCACCTATGGTTTTTGGTGGGTTTTAGAAATAGAGTAGTTACGTTTTTTAATTGGACCTATAGTTATATCAACTATGATCGCGCTGCACGGTTGATTATTAGGCCGTTTAAAAAATAA
- a CDS encoding 4a-hydroxytetrahydrobiopterin dehydratase, with translation MKALSEKEIKAKLKEFEGWDYHEGALHTIFEFEDFKEAFSAMTRIAFEAEKLQHHPEWSNVYNSLEIYLSTHDADGVTEKDFELAKIIDDLIG, from the coding sequence ATGAAAGCATTATCAGAAAAAGAAATCAAAGCTAAGTTGAAGGAATTTGAAGGTTGGGACTACCACGAAGGTGCGTTGCATACCATTTTTGAATTTGAAGATTTTAAGGAAGCCTTTTCGGCAATGACCCGAATTGCTTTTGAAGCCGAAAAACTACAGCACCATCCGGAATGGAGCAATGTTTACAATTCATTGGAAATTTACCTTTCTACCCACGATGCCGATGGCGTAACTGAAAAGGATTTTGAGCTGGCAAAGATTATTGATGATTTGATTGGATAG
- a CDS encoding 2TM domain-containing protein gives MKYSENIKLRNARKRLEMLKSFYKHLLVYIVVNIILFAIRGNILGFFQNTSPDKNFIEWIDWNILIVPIFWGIGLLFHAAKVFQYRFKFIKNWEERQLERYVKEE, from the coding sequence ATGAAATATTCTGAAAACATAAAATTAAGAAACGCCCGCAAGAGATTAGAAATGCTAAAGAGTTTCTACAAACATCTACTGGTTTATATTGTCGTTAACATCATCTTATTTGCTATAAGAGGTAATATATTAGGGTTTTTTCAGAACACTTCGCCAGATAAAAATTTCATAGAATGGATAGATTGGAATATTTTAATAGTTCCTATTTTCTGGGGAATCGGATTATTATTTCACGCTGCAAAAGTTTTTCAATATAGATTTAAGTTTATAAAAAACTGGGAAGAAAGACAATTGGAAAGATATGTTAAAGAAGAATAA
- a CDS encoding 2TM domain-containing protein → METKRSLAYLRAKKKVETLKGFYSHLTVYILVNAGIILVSANVFNSNPIDFSDWGNYVTTFFWGIGLVSHALYLIFVLNVRNNFLKDWEEKKIMQFLEEEQM, encoded by the coding sequence ATGGAAACTAAGAGAAGTCTAGCATATTTAAGAGCAAAGAAAAAAGTAGAAACCCTAAAAGGTTTTTATAGTCACCTAACAGTTTATATACTCGTGAATGCTGGAATCATCCTAGTTTCAGCCAATGTTTTCAATAGCAACCCTATAGACTTTTCGGACTGGGGAAACTATGTAACCACCTTTTTCTGGGGCATCGGATTGGTGTCTCACGCATTATATCTAATCTTTGTGCTTAACGTAAGAAACAATTTTTTGAAAGATTGGGAAGAGAAAAAAATAATGCAGTTTTTGGAGGAAGAACAAATGTGA
- a CDS encoding 2TM domain-containing protein → MKHLLKDLGKALFVGSLVFIIIGIIEYMNGHTYNSGRDLLVGFLYNQMYSVVLYIVNAQYFGFLLKQFPNSVFKIKNLFKGLLGGVTITLLSIFLLRIFTEVVIDGRSISEFMASERIENYYIAFVISVVVTSIFYVAYYYRNKQQNIVTEQKIIAGTASAKFDALKNQLDPHFLFNSLNVLTSLIEENPEAATRFTTTLSKVYRYVLEQKSKELVTLEEELKFAELYMSLLTVRFEDSIVYTPPSQLTDPQAKVVPLSLQLLLENAVKHNQVMPSKKLYITISEENGSLVVTNNMQPKQVLKESTGIGLRNIRDRYALLTKRSVIIQENRKEFSVAIPILSENIKFMNTSDTFISEKKYKLAKKRVEKLKGFYIHFGIYLICIPGFIYLNFLSEAGFPWAIFPIVGWGIGITNHASETFNYNPFFGKNWEERKIRELMDKDE, encoded by the coding sequence ATGAAGCACCTTTTAAAAGACCTCGGAAAAGCACTATTCGTAGGTTCATTGGTTTTTATCATTATAGGAATCATTGAATATATGAACGGCCACACTTACAATAGTGGCAGGGATTTGCTTGTAGGTTTTTTGTATAATCAGATGTATTCTGTGGTTCTTTATATTGTGAATGCCCAATATTTTGGTTTTTTGCTGAAACAATTTCCTAATTCCGTATTTAAAATAAAGAATCTTTTTAAGGGCCTTTTAGGCGGTGTGACCATTACACTTTTAAGCATCTTTTTATTGCGAATTTTTACAGAAGTAGTGATTGATGGAAGAAGTATTTCAGAATTTATGGCTTCGGAACGCATTGAGAATTACTACATAGCCTTTGTAATATCTGTTGTGGTAACATCAATTTTTTATGTTGCCTATTATTACCGAAACAAGCAGCAAAACATTGTTACCGAACAAAAAATAATTGCAGGAACGGCTTCCGCAAAGTTTGATGCGCTTAAAAATCAGCTCGATCCACACTTTCTTTTTAATAGTTTGAATGTTCTTACCAGTTTAATTGAAGAAAACCCTGAAGCCGCAACACGTTTCACTACAACGCTTTCAAAAGTGTATCGATATGTTTTGGAGCAGAAAAGCAAGGAATTGGTGACCTTGGAAGAAGAACTGAAATTCGCCGAACTTTATATGTCTTTATTGACTGTACGTTTTGAGGATAGTATAGTTTATACTCCGCCTTCGCAGTTAACAGATCCGCAGGCTAAAGTCGTGCCTTTGTCGCTTCAACTTTTGCTCGAAAACGCTGTTAAGCACAATCAAGTAATGCCTTCAAAAAAACTTTACATTACTATTTCCGAAGAAAATGGAAGTTTGGTTGTAACCAATAATATGCAACCAAAACAGGTTTTAAAAGAAAGCACAGGAATTGGCTTGCGAAACATTCGAGATAGATATGCTCTTTTAACGAAGCGTTCAGTAATCATTCAAGAAAACCGAAAGGAGTTTAGTGTTGCAATTCCTATTTTAAGCGAAAATATTAAGTTTATGAACACTTCAGATACATTTATTTCAGAAAAAAAATACAAGTTAGCCAAAAAACGGGTTGAAAAATTGAAAGGTTTTTATATACACTTTGGTATTTACCTTATCTGTATTCCAGGGTTTATCTATCTCAATTTCCTTTCGGAAGCAGGATTTCCGTGGGCCATTTTCCCTATTGTGGGTTGGGGAATCGGCATTACAAATCACGCTTCTGAAACGTTTAATTACAATCCATTCTTCGGAAAAAACTGGGAAGAGCGCAAAATCCGTGAGCTTATGGATAAAGATGAATAA
- a CDS encoding lysophospholipid acyltransferase family protein — translation MTLFKKNPFGHTIFLKLWLIRIAGLLTHRRFKGFNDLQIHGSEILKELPETNVLFVSNHQTYFADVAAMLHVFNASLSGRDDSIKNVGYLWRPKLNIYFVAAKETMKSGLLPKILAYAGSISIERTWREKGQEVNKQVKMSDVSNITKALDDGWVITFPQGTTKPWKPIRRGTAHIIKKNRPIVVPIVIDGFRRSFDKKGIRIKKRGILQTFDIKPPLEIDYENDSVNDIVEKLEYAIEQHPSFLKVIPSKELLSEEELNKQREWRY, via the coding sequence ATGACTCTCTTCAAAAAAAACCCATTTGGGCATACAATTTTTTTAAAACTCTGGTTGATTCGGATTGCTGGACTTTTAACCCATAGACGCTTTAAAGGATTTAACGATTTACAAATTCACGGAAGTGAAATCTTAAAAGAACTTCCTGAAACCAACGTACTCTTTGTTAGCAATCATCAAACCTATTTTGCTGATGTAGCAGCGATGCTTCACGTGTTTAACGCCAGTTTAAGCGGAAGAGACGACAGTATCAAAAACGTAGGTTATTTATGGCGGCCTAAACTCAACATCTATTTTGTCGCTGCGAAGGAAACTATGAAATCAGGTTTATTACCAAAAATTTTGGCTTATGCAGGTTCTATAAGTATAGAACGTACTTGGCGTGAAAAAGGGCAAGAAGTAAACAAACAGGTAAAAATGAGCGACGTTAGTAACATCACCAAAGCGTTAGATGATGGTTGGGTAATCACTTTTCCACAAGGAACTACAAAGCCTTGGAAACCAATCAGACGAGGAACCGCGCATATCATTAAAAAAAATAGACCTATTGTAGTACCTATAGTTATAGACGGTTTTAGAAGATCTTTTGACAAAAAAGGTATCAGAATAAAGAAACGTGGAATCCTTCAAACATTTGATATAAAGCCCCCTTTAGAGATTGATTACGAAAATGATTCAGTAAATGATATTGTTGAAAAACTGGAATATGCCATTGAGCAGCATCCATCTTTTTTAAAAGTAATTCCTTCTAAAGAATTATTAAGCGAAGAGGAGCTTAATAAACAAAGAGAGTGGCGATACTAA
- a CDS encoding DUF2975 domain-containing protein — MKTNVIMKIMNIVFWIVFIGLCIKTGTLIVSFFMSVFAGPEASEPLYLGVDFFDYENIDLNHYINLLSFLTVLTGMKAYIAYLVVKLFMKFDLNYPFNENAAKLISKIAYFALSIGIVALIANQYTERMLKRGAEISQIDWGAEEFLFFAGIIYILALVFKRGVEIQSENDLTI; from the coding sequence ATGAAAACAAATGTTATAATGAAAATAATGAATATTGTATTCTGGATAGTATTTATTGGATTGTGTATAAAAACTGGAACGTTGATAGTTTCCTTTTTTATGAGTGTATTTGCTGGCCCAGAGGCTTCTGAACCGCTTTATTTGGGAGTTGATTTTTTTGATTATGAAAATATTGATTTAAATCATTACATAAATCTTCTTAGCTTTTTAACAGTGTTGACGGGAATGAAAGCCTATATCGCCTATCTCGTAGTTAAGCTTTTTATGAAATTCGATCTTAATTATCCCTTCAATGAAAACGCTGCAAAGCTGATTTCTAAAATCGCTTATTTCGCATTAAGCATTGGTATTGTTGCCTTAATCGCCAATCAATACACCGAAAGAATGCTAAAAAGAGGCGCTGAAATTTCCCAGATTGATTGGGGCGCAGAGGAATTTCTGTTTTTTGCGGGTATTATTTATATTCTAGCTTTAGTTTTTAAAAGAGGTGTAGAAATTCAATCCGAAAATGACTTAACAATATAA
- a CDS encoding RNA polymerase sigma factor — protein sequence MNKELEHRFVTELEENQNIVHKICRLYTNDSDAHNDLFQEITIQLWRAYPKFRGDSKFSTWMYRVALNTAITLYRKSKRSIKTQDFEGVSFKISSEPYDDTTEKQLKLMYSAVKDLNDIDKALVFLYLEDKNYREISDTLGISEVNARVKMNRIKGKLKTILNP from the coding sequence TTGAACAAAGAACTGGAACATCGTTTTGTGACCGAATTGGAGGAAAACCAAAACATTGTACATAAAATATGTAGGTTATACACCAACGACAGTGACGCTCACAACGATCTGTTTCAGGAAATAACCATTCAGCTTTGGCGTGCATATCCTAAATTTCGGGGCGATTCTAAGTTTAGCACCTGGATGTACCGAGTGGCTTTGAATACGGCGATAACGCTTTATAGAAAATCCAAACGTTCCATAAAAACGCAGGATTTTGAAGGGGTGAGTTTTAAAATTTCTTCAGAACCTTATGACGATACTACGGAAAAACAGTTAAAGTTGATGTACAGTGCTGTTAAAGACCTGAATGATATTGACAAGGCACTCGTGTTTCTCTATTTAGAAGATAAAAATTACAGAGAAATCTCGGATACATTGGGTATTTCGGAAGTAAATGCAAGAGTGAAAATGAACAGGATAAAAGGAAAATTAAAAACAATTTTAAATCCGTAA
- a CDS encoding helix-turn-helix domain-containing protein, protein MPIIVNLDVVMAQRKMSLNELSEKVGLTLSNLSILKTGKAKAMRFSTLEAICKALECQPGDILEFVE, encoded by the coding sequence ATGCCAATAATTGTAAACTTAGACGTAGTGATGGCGCAGAGAAAGATGTCATTAAACGAACTTTCTGAAAAAGTGGGCTTAACACTCTCTAATCTATCTATTTTGAAAACAGGAAAAGCGAAAGCGATGCGTTTTAGCACTCTTGAAGCGATCTGTAAGGCATTGGAATGTCAACCAGGAGATATTTTAGAATTTGTTGAATAA
- a CDS encoding glutaminase, with protein MLDYQAILEEIHSSLKKVDNTGEVANYIPELGNVSKDKFGIHLQLITGESHSVGDASEKFSIQSISKVLSLAKAFQLVGNDLWERVDVEPSGNPFNHLSLLELENGIPRNPLINSGAIVIADVLLSHLKNPKEDFLNFVKELTHDDSISYNNKIAESERITGFNNYAAANLLKAYGNLNNEVEDVLDFYFHQCSIMMDCKQLTNAFFVFANKGACLKNVQHLTASQVKRINAIMLTCGFYDEAGEFAFEVGLPGKSGVGGGIVALLPHCFTIATWAPALNPKGNPYLGMQALEQFTTRTKLSIF; from the coding sequence ATGCTAGATTATCAAGCCATATTGGAAGAAATTCACAGCTCGCTCAAGAAGGTTGACAACACGGGAGAAGTCGCGAATTATATTCCAGAGTTGGGGAATGTTTCAAAAGATAAATTTGGAATCCATCTTCAGCTGATTACTGGTGAAAGTCATTCTGTTGGCGATGCTTCAGAAAAATTTTCAATTCAAAGTATTTCAAAAGTGCTTTCGCTTGCAAAGGCGTTTCAGCTTGTTGGAAATGATCTTTGGGAACGTGTAGATGTGGAACCTTCGGGAAACCCTTTTAACCATCTTTCGCTTTTAGAACTGGAAAACGGAATTCCTCGAAACCCGTTAATAAACTCCGGAGCCATTGTGATTGCTGACGTTCTGCTTTCTCACTTAAAAAATCCTAAAGAAGACTTTTTAAATTTTGTAAAGGAATTGACGCACGACGATAGTATTTCCTACAACAATAAAATTGCCGAATCTGAACGAATTACAGGTTTCAACAATTATGCTGCGGCAAATTTATTAAAAGCCTACGGAAATCTCAATAATGAAGTAGAAGATGTTTTGGATTTTTATTTTCATCAATGCTCCATAATGATGGATTGCAAGCAACTTACCAACGCTTTTTTCGTTTTTGCAAACAAAGGAGCTTGTTTAAAAAATGTTCAGCATTTAACTGCCAGCCAAGTGAAGCGAATTAATGCAATAATGCTTACTTGCGGTTTTTACGACGAAGCTGGCGAATTTGCTTTTGAAGTAGGATTGCCAGGGAAAAGTGGCGTTGGCGGCGGTATCGTAGCACTTTTACCACACTGCTTTACTATTGCTACTTGGGCGCCAGCCTTGAACCCAAAAGGAAATCCATATTTAGGAATGCAGGCTTTGGAACAATTTACAACAAGAACGAAACTGTCTATTTTTTAG
- a CDS encoding 2TM domain-containing protein: MDSQEKDNKYFKAKQHVAQLKKFYSSLMFYVIFIVALAGLNYYVNELRHPWFLWAAFGWGIGLFFQALKVFKWNPFLNKGWEERKLKQFMEEEERNNNNWN, from the coding sequence ATGGATTCTCAAGAAAAAGACAATAAATATTTTAAGGCGAAACAACACGTTGCTCAATTAAAGAAGTTTTATAGCAGCTTGATGTTTTACGTAATATTTATAGTTGCGCTGGCAGGATTAAATTATTATGTAAATGAATTACGCCATCCATGGTTTTTATGGGCAGCTTTTGGTTGGGGAATCGGTCTCTTTTTTCAAGCGTTGAAAGTATTTAAATGGAATCCATTTCTAAACAAGGGTTGGGAAGAAAGAAAACTGAAGCAGTTTATGGAAGAAGAGGAACGTAACAATAATAATTGGAACTAA
- a CDS encoding sugar nucleotide-binding protein: MRKREEKQRILILGGSGFIGNALYKELLPYFDVHCTYCQQEGAFSENQVFSKFCVEEDSILLLLNTIKPTVIISALKGDYRNQFEVHQQIVNFALLNEACSVLYISSSEVFDGKFRLPSYENDSTLSETASGKFKISIEKLLLETIPQQTGILRLPMVLGINSPEILHLRQCIRHQANFDVFPNLVITATTISKVCQQVHYIINHSLFGIFHLASNDMVHHEDLFREITSKLGDKLPIFKSVFSSNDDSYNAILPKGNKLPISKQITVSEVIEECSLKEEIISIK, from the coding sequence ATGAGAAAGAGAGAAGAAAAACAGCGGATTTTGATTTTGGGCGGCAGTGGCTTCATTGGTAATGCCTTGTACAAAGAACTTCTACCCTATTTTGATGTGCATTGTACTTACTGCCAACAAGAAGGCGCGTTTTCTGAAAACCAAGTATTCTCTAAATTCTGCGTTGAAGAAGATTCCATATTATTGTTGCTTAACACTATAAAACCGACGGTTATCATTTCAGCATTAAAAGGAGATTATAGAAATCAGTTTGAAGTACATCAGCAAATTGTGAATTTCGCTTTGTTAAATGAGGCTTGTTCTGTGCTTTATATTTCGTCTTCAGAAGTTTTTGATGGAAAGTTTCGACTTCCTTCTTATGAAAATGATAGTACGCTATCGGAAACCGCTTCGGGAAAATTCAAAATTTCAATAGAAAAATTATTGTTGGAAACCATTCCGCAGCAAACAGGGATTTTGAGATTGCCGATGGTTTTAGGTATTAATTCTCCAGAGATTCTTCATCTACGCCAATGTATTCGGCATCAAGCGAACTTTGATGTGTTTCCAAATTTAGTGATTACGGCTACAACGATTAGCAAAGTCTGCCAGCAGGTTCATTACATTATCAATCATTCGCTTTTCGGGATTTTTCATTTGGCTAGCAATGATATGGTGCATCACGAAGATCTTTTTCGAGAAATCACCTCTAAATTGGGCGATAAATTGCCTATCTTTAAAAGTGTATTTAGCAGTAACGATGATAGTTATAATGCGATTCTTCCAAAGGGAAATAAATTGCCTATTTCTAAACAAATTACAGTTTCGGAAGTTATTGAAGAATGTAGTTTGAAAGAAGAAATTATATCAATCAAATAA